The Triticum urartu cultivar G1812 unplaced genomic scaffold, Tu2.1 TuUngrouped_contig_8483, whole genome shotgun sequence genome includes a window with the following:
- the LOC125531939 gene encoding NAD(P)H-quinone oxidoreductase subunit 1, chloroplastic: MIIDRVEVETINSFSKLELLKEVYGLISILPILTLLLGITIEVLVIVWLEREISASIQQRIGPEYAGPLGLLQAIADGTKLLFKEDILPSRGDISLFSIGPSIAVISVLLSFLVIPLGYHFVLADLSIGVFLWIAISSIAPIGLLMAGYSSNNKYSFSGGLRAAAQSISYEIPLTFCVLAISLRVIR; this comes from the coding sequence ATGATAATAGATAGGGTAGAGGTAGAAACTATCAATTCTTTTTCGAAATTGGAATTATTAAAAGAAGTCTATGGACTGATATCGATTCTACCCATTTTGACCCTCCTTTTGGGAATAACAATAGAGGTACTCGTAATTGTGTGGTTAGAAAGAGAAATATCTGCGTCGATACAACAACGTATTGGTCCTGAATATGCTGGCCCCCTGGGCCTGCTTCAAGCTATAGCAGATGGGACTAAGCTACTTTTTAAAGAAGATATTCTGCCATCCCGAGGAGATATTTCTTTATTTAGCATTGGACCCTCTATAGCAGTCATATCAGTTTTATTAAGTTTTTTAGTTATCCCTTTGGGATATCATTTTGTTTTAGCCGATCTTAGTATTGGTGTTTTTTTATGGATTGCCATTTCAAGTATAGCTCCTATTGGTCTTCTTATGGCAGGATATAGCTCAAATAATAAATATTCTTTTTCAGGCGGTCTACGAGCTGCTGCTCAATCCATTAGTTATGAAATACCATTAACTTTTTGTGTGCTAGCAATATCTCTACGTGTGATTCGTTAA